A window of Juglans regia cultivar Chandler chromosome 7, Walnut 2.0, whole genome shotgun sequence contains these coding sequences:
- the LOC108986338 gene encoding WAT1-related protein At2g39510-like isoform X4: MEFFSRLFRRVKLYLAVILLQFGSAGMTIIAKFVLNRGMSHYVLVAYRMAVATAVMAPFAVVLERQSRPKMTFSILLKAMLLSLFECFLYSPLLDQNLYYIGMTYTGASFASSMNNILPALAFATAWIFGFEKVNIRRLQSQAKILGTIVVVGGVMLMTLIQGRELNLPWTKGRSDHPAQSASATNKQDLMKGSLLIIASCFCWCCFIILQAVTLRSYPAQLSLTTLICSSGMVEAVIVGLAFERGNAAVWSVHLDVQLLASLYAMMSLYREYFLGSRII, encoded by the exons atggAGTTCTTCAGTCGCTTATTTCGCCGGGTAAAGCTATATTTGGCAGTGATTCTTTTGCAGTTTGGCTCTGCAGGGATGACCATTATTGCCAAGTTTGTTTTAAACCGGGGCATGAGCCATTACGTGCTGGTGGCCTACAGGATGGCCGTTGCCACAGCTGTTATGGCTCCTTTCGCCGTTGTTTTGgaaag GCAATCAAGGCCAAAAATGACCTTCTCCATCTTACTCAAGGCCATGTTGCTGAGCTTGTTTGA ATGTTTTCTATACAGCCCTTTGCTTGACCAGAACCTATACTACATTGGGATGACATATACGGGTGCCTCTTTCGCATCTTCTATGAACAATATCCTTCCTGCTCTGGCATTTGCAACGGCTTGGATTTTTGG GTTCGAGAAGGTCAATATTAGGAGACTTCAAAGCCAGGCAAAGATACTGGGAACCATAGTGGTGGTTGGAGGAGTAATGTTGATGACTCTAATCCAAGGACGCGAGCTCAATCTGCCATGGACGAAAGGAAGATCAGACCACCCTGCTCAATCTGCTAGTGCAACAAATAAGCAAGATCTCATGAAGGGTTCTCTACTGATCATAGCATCTTGTTTCTGCTGGTGTTGCTTCATCATTCTGCAA GCAGTTACACTAAGATCATATCCTGCCCAGCTCTCCCTCACAACTTTGATATGCAGTTCGGGCATGGTGGAAGCCGTCATAGTGGGCTTGGCATTTGAAAGGGGCAATGCTGCAGTGTGGTCAGTACACTTGGATGTCCAATTACTAGCCAGTCTCTATGca ATGATGTCGCTATACAGGGAATACTTTCTGGGGTCGCGTATTATATAA
- the LOC108986338 gene encoding WAT1-related protein At2g39510-like isoform X3 has product MEFFSRLFRRVKLYLAVILLQFGSAGMTIIAKFVLNRGMSHYVLVAYRMAVATAVMAPFAVVLERQSRPKMTFSILLKAMLLSLFECFLYSPLLDQNLYYIGMTYTGASFASSMNNILPALAFATAWIFGFEKVNIRRLQSQAKILGTIVVVGGVMLMTLIQGRELNLPWTKGRSDHPAQSASATNKQDLMKGSLLIIASCFCWCCFIILQAVTLRSYPAQLSLTTLICSSGMVEAVIVGLAFERGNAAVWSVHLDVQLLASLYAGILSGVAYYIMGVVTKEKGPVFLSAFNPLTTIVITILGSFVLAEKIYLGRFGSIA; this is encoded by the exons atggAGTTCTTCAGTCGCTTATTTCGCCGGGTAAAGCTATATTTGGCAGTGATTCTTTTGCAGTTTGGCTCTGCAGGGATGACCATTATTGCCAAGTTTGTTTTAAACCGGGGCATGAGCCATTACGTGCTGGTGGCCTACAGGATGGCCGTTGCCACAGCTGTTATGGCTCCTTTCGCCGTTGTTTTGgaaag GCAATCAAGGCCAAAAATGACCTTCTCCATCTTACTCAAGGCCATGTTGCTGAGCTTGTTTGA ATGTTTTCTATACAGCCCTTTGCTTGACCAGAACCTATACTACATTGGGATGACATATACGGGTGCCTCTTTCGCATCTTCTATGAACAATATCCTTCCTGCTCTGGCATTTGCAACGGCTTGGATTTTTGG GTTCGAGAAGGTCAATATTAGGAGACTTCAAAGCCAGGCAAAGATACTGGGAACCATAGTGGTGGTTGGAGGAGTAATGTTGATGACTCTAATCCAAGGACGCGAGCTCAATCTGCCATGGACGAAAGGAAGATCAGACCACCCTGCTCAATCTGCTAGTGCAACAAATAAGCAAGATCTCATGAAGGGTTCTCTACTGATCATAGCATCTTGTTTCTGCTGGTGTTGCTTCATCATTCTGCAA GCAGTTACACTAAGATCATATCCTGCCCAGCTCTCCCTCACAACTTTGATATGCAGTTCGGGCATGGTGGAAGCCGTCATAGTGGGCTTGGCATTTGAAAGGGGCAATGCTGCAGTGTGGTCAGTACACTTGGATGTCCAATTACTAGCCAGTCTCTATGca GGAATACTTTCTGGGGTCGCGTATTATATAATGGGAGTGGTAACCAAGGAGAAGGGTCCGGTTTTCCTCTCTGCTTTTAATCCTCTGACCACGATCGTTATTACAATTTTGGGCTCATTTGTATTAgcagagaaaatatatttaggaAGGTTTGGATCGATCGCATGA
- the LOC108986338 gene encoding WAT1-related protein At2g39510-like isoform X1: protein MEFFSRLFRRVKLYLAVILLQFGSAGMTIIAKFVLNRGMSHYVLVAYRMAVATAVMAPFAVVLERQSRPKMTFSILLKAMLLSLFECFLYSPLLDQNLYYIGMTYTGASFASSMNNILPALAFATAWIFGFEKVNIRRLQSQAKILGTIVVVGGVMLMTLIQGRELNLPWTKGRSDHPAQSASATNKQDLMKGSLLIIASCFCWCCFIILQAVTLRSYPAQLSLTTLICSSGMVEAVIVGLAFERGNAAVWSVHLDVQLLASLYAGILSGVAYYIMGVVTKEKGPVFLSAFNPLTTIVITILGSFVLAEKIYLGRIIGVVIIFIGLYVLLWGKRRDQLASQSNTGSAARSEQQISTPTPGECLGTSDHAAITVSSVVRTDETV, encoded by the exons atggAGTTCTTCAGTCGCTTATTTCGCCGGGTAAAGCTATATTTGGCAGTGATTCTTTTGCAGTTTGGCTCTGCAGGGATGACCATTATTGCCAAGTTTGTTTTAAACCGGGGCATGAGCCATTACGTGCTGGTGGCCTACAGGATGGCCGTTGCCACAGCTGTTATGGCTCCTTTCGCCGTTGTTTTGgaaag GCAATCAAGGCCAAAAATGACCTTCTCCATCTTACTCAAGGCCATGTTGCTGAGCTTGTTTGA ATGTTTTCTATACAGCCCTTTGCTTGACCAGAACCTATACTACATTGGGATGACATATACGGGTGCCTCTTTCGCATCTTCTATGAACAATATCCTTCCTGCTCTGGCATTTGCAACGGCTTGGATTTTTGG GTTCGAGAAGGTCAATATTAGGAGACTTCAAAGCCAGGCAAAGATACTGGGAACCATAGTGGTGGTTGGAGGAGTAATGTTGATGACTCTAATCCAAGGACGCGAGCTCAATCTGCCATGGACGAAAGGAAGATCAGACCACCCTGCTCAATCTGCTAGTGCAACAAATAAGCAAGATCTCATGAAGGGTTCTCTACTGATCATAGCATCTTGTTTCTGCTGGTGTTGCTTCATCATTCTGCAA GCAGTTACACTAAGATCATATCCTGCCCAGCTCTCCCTCACAACTTTGATATGCAGTTCGGGCATGGTGGAAGCCGTCATAGTGGGCTTGGCATTTGAAAGGGGCAATGCTGCAGTGTGGTCAGTACACTTGGATGTCCAATTACTAGCCAGTCTCTATGca GGAATACTTTCTGGGGTCGCGTATTATATAATGGGAGTGGTAACCAAGGAGAAGGGTCCGGTTTTCCTCTCTGCTTTTAATCCTCTGACCACGATCGTTATTACAATTTTGGGCTCATTTGTATTAgcagagaaaatatatttaggaAG GATTATTGGAGTAGTCATTATATTCATTGGCCTATATGTCCTTCTATGGGGTAAAAGGAGGGATCAACTTGCATCTCAATCAAACACAGGTTCGGCAGCACGAAGCGAACAACAAATCAGCACACCTACACCTGGTGAATGTTTGGGGACTTCCGATCATGCTGCCATTACTGTTAGCAGCGTTGTTCGGACGGATGAAACTGTTTGA
- the LOC108986338 gene encoding WAT1-related protein At2g39510-like isoform X2: MEFFSRLFRRVKLYLAVILLQFGSAGMTIIAKFVLNRGMSHYVLVAYRMAVATAVMAPFAVVLERQSRPKMTFSILLKAMLLSLFDPLLDQNLYYIGMTYTGASFASSMNNILPALAFATAWIFGFEKVNIRRLQSQAKILGTIVVVGGVMLMTLIQGRELNLPWTKGRSDHPAQSASATNKQDLMKGSLLIIASCFCWCCFIILQAVTLRSYPAQLSLTTLICSSGMVEAVIVGLAFERGNAAVWSVHLDVQLLASLYAGILSGVAYYIMGVVTKEKGPVFLSAFNPLTTIVITILGSFVLAEKIYLGRIIGVVIIFIGLYVLLWGKRRDQLASQSNTGSAARSEQQISTPTPGECLGTSDHAAITVSSVVRTDETV; encoded by the exons atggAGTTCTTCAGTCGCTTATTTCGCCGGGTAAAGCTATATTTGGCAGTGATTCTTTTGCAGTTTGGCTCTGCAGGGATGACCATTATTGCCAAGTTTGTTTTAAACCGGGGCATGAGCCATTACGTGCTGGTGGCCTACAGGATGGCCGTTGCCACAGCTGTTATGGCTCCTTTCGCCGTTGTTTTGgaaag GCAATCAAGGCCAAAAATGACCTTCTCCATCTTACTCAAGGCCATGTTGCTGAGCTTGTTTGA CCCTTTGCTTGACCAGAACCTATACTACATTGGGATGACATATACGGGTGCCTCTTTCGCATCTTCTATGAACAATATCCTTCCTGCTCTGGCATTTGCAACGGCTTGGATTTTTGG GTTCGAGAAGGTCAATATTAGGAGACTTCAAAGCCAGGCAAAGATACTGGGAACCATAGTGGTGGTTGGAGGAGTAATGTTGATGACTCTAATCCAAGGACGCGAGCTCAATCTGCCATGGACGAAAGGAAGATCAGACCACCCTGCTCAATCTGCTAGTGCAACAAATAAGCAAGATCTCATGAAGGGTTCTCTACTGATCATAGCATCTTGTTTCTGCTGGTGTTGCTTCATCATTCTGCAA GCAGTTACACTAAGATCATATCCTGCCCAGCTCTCCCTCACAACTTTGATATGCAGTTCGGGCATGGTGGAAGCCGTCATAGTGGGCTTGGCATTTGAAAGGGGCAATGCTGCAGTGTGGTCAGTACACTTGGATGTCCAATTACTAGCCAGTCTCTATGca GGAATACTTTCTGGGGTCGCGTATTATATAATGGGAGTGGTAACCAAGGAGAAGGGTCCGGTTTTCCTCTCTGCTTTTAATCCTCTGACCACGATCGTTATTACAATTTTGGGCTCATTTGTATTAgcagagaaaatatatttaggaAG GATTATTGGAGTAGTCATTATATTCATTGGCCTATATGTCCTTCTATGGGGTAAAAGGAGGGATCAACTTGCATCTCAATCAAACACAGGTTCGGCAGCACGAAGCGAACAACAAATCAGCACACCTACACCTGGTGAATGTTTGGGGACTTCCGATCATGCTGCCATTACTGTTAGCAGCGTTGTTCGGACGGATGAAACTGTTTGA